Below is a window of Janthinobacterium lividum DNA.
CGACGGCTGACGGCCCACGGCAGCAGCAGGCCGCTCAACAGCATCATCCAGGTCGACGGTTCCGGTACTGGCAGAGCGGCGGTATGGATAGTCAGGAAGGAATTTTCGGCGCCCAGCCATCCACTCGATGGCACTTTCCGTTCGTCGCCAAACTCATTGTAATAATAACCATAGCCAAGCTGGAGGAATAGATTGCCTTCGAGGCTAAGGCTGACTGTATCAGGCAGGTTCAGCAGGCCGGTATCGAAACTGAGCAGGCTGCTTCCATTGATATTTTCCGCCTTTGCTCCCACCAGACTCAACTGCTTGCCATCTGTGTCGCGCACGGCGAGATAGGCCGTGGCGATGCTGGTGGCATGGCCCGCTTGCCCGCTGTAGCCCGTCGGCGCCTCACTGTCCTGCAATAGGCCGGACAGTTGCGATGAATAGGAGAAGCCGGTGATCTTGTAGCCAGGCTTTGCCGTCAGCTGAAATGATTGCGTGCCAAGGAGGGGGGCGCGTTGTATTTGTTCAAGCCCGCGCCGAAATCCAGGGTGGCCGCTCCCGGTGTGCTGGAAACGAGCGTGGGACTTGCTGGTTTGTCAAACCAGTATTGAACTCCCGCCGGATAGTCGATGGTGAGGGAGCCGAGGTCGGTGGGAGGCGCGGCATGCGCGCCTGGGTTCATCAGGAATGCGGCGAAACCGATTGCTGCGAGTCGTATGTAAGGATGCATATGAACCTCGTTGTTGGGAAGGGGGAAGTTTTCAGTGAAATCATATTGAAAATACATGCTAATAATACATGTAATTAATAAAATTACACTAAGGTAATGCTTTGTTTGTCGCACGGCATTTATTTGCATGCACCGTTGCCGACTATTTTTGCGCTCTGCTAGTGCATCATGGCCTTGCGTGGTGGAATGCCACCTTGGCGCTTCCCCGCCGGCACTGGCACCGCTCTTGCTTATCGCACTCTGTGCTTATTCACGGGAGCTTGCGATGCCAGAACAATGGAAAATGATTTGCCGCCTGAAGGACATGCCGCTGGCGGGCGCGCGCATGGTGCAGCGGGGCCTGGCGTGGCAGGATTTGCCCGGCGTGGCGCTGTTTCGCACGGTGGATGACACGGTGTATGCGCTGCTCGACACGGTGCCCGGCCTGGGCGGTCCGCTGGCGCACGGGGTAGTGATGGAGAAAAACCTGATGGGGCCGAAGAACAGCTGGATCATCGAGCTCGATTCGGGCCGCCTGGTGGCGCCGGTGCAGGGCATGGCGCGCATGTACGCCGTGCGTATCATGGACGGGCGTATCTACCTGGACGTCAATGAACTCAATATACCGGCCAGCAAGGCCGAACAGGCGCTGGCGGGATCGTTCGCCGTGCTGCCGCATGTGCAGATGGCATAATGGAGGGAAAAGCAAAAACGGCGCACAGGGCGCCGTTTTTCGTATCCGCGAGAGCCTTACGCCGGGCGGCTTAACAAGTGCGCATGCGCATCGCGCAGCATGGTGGCCGTCGTATCCCAGTCGATGCAGCCGTCGGTGACGGAGCAGCCGTAGGTCAGTTGCGACAGGTCTTGCGGGATCTTCTGGTTGCCGCTGACGATGTTCGATTCGATCATCACACCCACCAGCGAGCGGTTGCCCTGGCGGATCTGGTTGACCACATCGGCCATCACCAGCGGCTGCAGTTCCGGCTTTTTGTAGCTGTTCGCGTGCGAGCAGTCGACCACCAGGTTGGCCGGCAGCTTGGCCTTGGCCAGCGCCTGTTCGGCGATGGCGATCGAGACCGAATCGTAGTTCGGACGGCCGTCGCCGCCGCGCAGCACGACGTGGCCGTACGCGTTGCCGCGCGTGCGCACGATGGCCACATTGCCTTCGGCGTTAATGCCCAGGAAGGAGTGCGGGTGCGCCGACGACAGGATGGCGTTGACGGCGATGCTGATGTCGCCATCGGTGCCGTTCTTGAAGCCGACTGGCGTCGACAGGCCGGACGACATTTCGCGGTGGGTCTGCGATTCCGTGGTGCGCGCGCCGATGGCGGTCCAGGCGATCAGGTCGCCCAGGTATTGCGGCGAGATCGGGTCCAGCGCTTCGGTGGCGGTGGGCAGGCCCAGTTCGCACACGTCGAGCAGGAACTGGCGTGCCTTTTCCATGCCTTCGTTGACCTTGAACGAGTCGTCCATGTACGGGTCGTTGATATAACCCTTCCAGCCCGTGGTGGTACGCGGTTTTTCGAAATACACGCGCATCACCAGCAGCATCGTGTCCTTGACTTCCTCTTGCAGCGCTTTCAAGCGGCGCGCGTAATCGAGGCCGGCGACGGGGTCGTGAATGGAGCACGGACCGACGACGACGAACAGGCGCTGGTCCTTGCGGTCGATGATGT
It encodes the following:
- a CDS encoding PEP-CTERM sorting domain-containing protein; translated protein: MQDSEAPTGYSGQAGHATSIATAYLAVRDTDGKQLSLVGAKAENINGSSLLSFDTGLLNLPDTVSLSLEGNLFLQLGYGYYYNEFGDERKVPSSGWLGAENSFLTIHTAALPVPEPSTWMMLLSGLLLPWAVSRRQARARAA
- a CDS encoding nitrite reductase (NAD(P)H) small subunit, which codes for MPEQWKMICRLKDMPLAGARMVQRGLAWQDLPGVALFRTVDDTVYALLDTVPGLGGPLAHGVVMEKNLMGPKNSWIIELDSGRLVAPVQGMARMYAVRIMDGRIYLDVNELNIPASKAEQALAGSFAVLPHVQMA
- a CDS encoding 3-deoxy-7-phosphoheptulonate synthase, which codes for MNTPDIENINVTSFAPMPTPAELHAKLPLSESAFDTVSRGREALRNIIDRKDQRLFVVVGPCSIHDPVAGLDYARRLKALQEEVKDTMLLVMRVYFEKPRTTTGWKGYINDPYMDDSFKVNEGMEKARQFLLDVCELGLPTATEALDPISPQYLGDLIAWTAIGARTTESQTHREMSSGLSTPVGFKNGTDGDISIAVNAILSSAHPHSFLGINAEGNVAIVRTRGNAYGHVVLRGGDGRPNYDSVSIAIAEQALAKAKLPANLVVDCSHANSYKKPELQPLVMADVVNQIRQGNRSLVGVMIESNIVSGNQKIPQDLSQLTYGCSVTDGCIDWDTTATMLRDAHAHLLSRPA